One genomic window of Ilyobacter polytropus DSM 2926 includes the following:
- the nfo gene encoding deoxyribonuclease IV has product MNKKTKKDTRSREEKIKNKYVGTHVSASGGVFNAPINARGIGARAFGLFVKNQRRWEAKPLTDKDIEKFKEAMEKNKYTPDVVLPHDGYLINLGNPDAEKRGKSLNAFIDEMKRCEQLGLKYINTHPGSHLNEISREECLDHISNGINKALESTEYISVILENTAGQGSNLGNRFEDLAYIIERIDDKSRIGVCLDTCHTLAAGYELKDKEGYDKTMNAFEKTVGFKYLKAIHLNDSKFDTGSRKDRHHSIGKGVLGMDFFKRFMNDTRFDKMPIILETIDETLWKEEIELLYDLIED; this is encoded by the coding sequence ATGAATAAAAAAACTAAAAAAGATACAAGAAGCAGAGAAGAAAAAATTAAAAACAAGTATGTTGGGACGCATGTAAGTGCTTCAGGTGGGGTCTTCAACGCCCCTATAAATGCCAGGGGTATAGGGGCAAGGGCCTTTGGACTTTTTGTAAAAAATCAGAGACGTTGGGAAGCAAAACCACTTACTGATAAGGATATAGAAAAGTTCAAAGAGGCAATGGAGAAAAATAAGTATACTCCTGATGTAGTTTTACCCCATGACGGATACCTTATAAACCTTGGAAATCCAGATGCAGAAAAAAGAGGAAAATCACTAAATGCATTTATCGACGAGATGAAAAGATGTGAACAACTGGGTCTGAAATATATAAACACACATCCGGGAAGTCACCTGAATGAGATCTCACGAGAAGAATGTCTTGATCATATATCTAACGGAATAAATAAAGCCTTAGAATCCACAGAGTATATTTCTGTGATACTAGAAAACACAGCTGGCCAGGGATCTAATCTTGGAAACAGATTCGAAGATCTAGCTTATATAATAGAAAGAATAGATGATAAATCCAGAATAGGAGTCTGTTTAGACACATGTCACACCCTTGCAGCTGGTTATGAGTTAAAAGATAAAGAAGGATATGATAAAACAATGAATGCGTTTGAGAAAACTGTAGGTTTCAAATATCTAAAGGCCATTCATCTCAATGACTCAAAGTTTGACACAGGAAGCCGAAAAGACAGGCATCATAGTATAGGAAAGGGTGTTCTCGGAATGGACTTTTTTAAGAGATTTATGAATGATACCAGGTTTGATAAAATGCCTATTATTCTAGAAACCATAGATGAAACATTGTGGAAAGAAGAGATAGAACTTTTATATGATTTAATAGAAGATTAA
- a CDS encoding glycogen debranching protein has translation MNKLIARPGIYFMGAIVLDAGVNFGIFSRNATSMTLHIFEHSDDCEPCFSYKLDKNVNKTGDIWHVYVEGMTEGYYYGWIVDGPFDMKLGHRFSPDKLILDPYAKCITPKNGCPKSPRKGLILDTRTYNWSEDMKPKNEFRDTIIYEMHVKLFTANKNSNVTHPGTYKGLMEKIDHLKDLGVTAVQLLPIFEFDEDDVVGTNPITGEKLKNVWGYNPIGFYAPTSNYLSGDRKVLGKLGEHVIQFRQLVEALHKKGIEVILDVVFNHTGEGNEMGPIISFKGLDNSVYYILEKNKMYYSNYSGTGNTVNCSHTVVKELIINSLRYWYGQLNVDGFRFDLAAILGRDSTGRWIGDLSLLKDIADDPVLSGSKLIAEGWDAAGGYFLGEFPCGWAELNGKFRDTVRRFIRGDMGQVQDLATRLVGSPDLFRKFGRRPYHSINFVTSHDGFTMWDLVSYNKKHNHANGEYNRDGDNHNNSYNHGVEGDILDISIIKLRKRQMKNFLVILMLSQGVPMILMGDEMAKTQQGNNNAYCQDNEMNWINWDRLAEFKGIHKFMKNMIKFRKSHPALKREHFFTDTDIDGDGYSDITWHGVKACTPDWSHYSRSIAFMIDGGDTRDIEETDNDIYVALNSYHETLIFELPILKNGKKWYRVVDTYLEEDFLEEPTIVQRRKYLVHPKSSVILISK, from the coding sequence ATGAATAAATTGATAGCTCGACCTGGAATTTATTTTATGGGGGCGATTGTTCTTGATGCAGGAGTGAATTTTGGAATATTCAGCAGGAATGCAACCAGTATGACTTTACATATATTTGAACACTCAGATGATTGTGAACCTTGTTTTTCATATAAATTAGATAAAAATGTTAATAAAACAGGAGATATATGGCATGTGTATGTAGAAGGTATGACTGAAGGTTACTATTATGGGTGGATAGTAGACGGGCCTTTTGATATGAAGCTCGGACATAGATTTTCCCCTGACAAACTAATTTTAGATCCCTATGCAAAGTGTATAACTCCTAAAAATGGCTGCCCAAAATCTCCTAGAAAAGGTTTGATATTAGATACCAGAACATACAACTGGTCTGAAGATATGAAACCAAAAAACGAATTTCGAGATACAATTATTTATGAGATGCATGTGAAATTGTTTACTGCAAACAAAAATTCTAATGTAACACATCCTGGGACATATAAGGGACTTATGGAGAAAATTGATCATTTAAAGGATCTTGGAGTCACTGCTGTACAGCTTCTTCCTATATTTGAATTTGATGAGGATGATGTAGTGGGAACCAACCCTATAACTGGAGAAAAGTTAAAGAATGTATGGGGGTATAACCCTATTGGTTTTTATGCACCTACTTCGAATTATCTTTCTGGAGACAGAAAAGTACTTGGAAAACTAGGAGAGCATGTTATCCAGTTTCGTCAACTTGTAGAAGCGTTGCATAAGAAAGGTATAGAGGTTATTTTAGACGTCGTATTTAACCACACTGGTGAAGGTAATGAAATGGGTCCTATTATATCTTTTAAAGGTCTTGATAACTCTGTGTATTATATTTTGGAAAAAAACAAGATGTACTACTCAAATTATTCTGGAACAGGTAACACGGTAAACTGTAGTCATACAGTAGTAAAAGAACTCATTATAAATAGCTTGAGATACTGGTATGGACAGCTAAATGTAGATGGATTTCGTTTTGACTTGGCAGCAATATTAGGTCGTGACAGCACCGGGCGATGGATAGGAGACTTATCTCTCCTAAAAGATATTGCCGATGATCCCGTTTTATCCGGATCGAAACTTATCGCCGAAGGATGGGACGCAGCCGGAGGTTATTTCTTAGGAGAGTTTCCATGCGGTTGGGCAGAATTAAACGGTAAATTCCGTGATACTGTAAGAAGGTTTATACGTGGCGATATGGGACAGGTACAGGATCTGGCCACAAGACTGGTCGGAAGTCCTGATCTTTTTAGAAAATTTGGAAGAAGGCCTTATCATAGTATAAATTTCGTAACTTCTCATGACGGATTTACAATGTGGGACCTTGTTTCTTATAATAAAAAACATAATCATGCCAATGGGGAGTACAACAGAGACGGGGATAATCACAATAACTCTTATAACCATGGTGTAGAGGGAGATATCCTAGATATATCTATTATAAAATTAAGAAAAAGACAGATGAAAAATTTTCTTGTAATACTTATGCTTTCTCAGGGTGTTCCTATGATTTTAATGGGTGATGAGATGGCTAAAACTCAGCAGGGAAACAATAATGCATATTGCCAGGATAATGAGATGAACTGGATTAACTGGGATAGACTAGCTGAATTTAAAGGTATACATAAATTTATGAAAAATATGATAAAATTCAGAAAAAGTCATCCGGCACTTAAAAGAGAACATTTTTTTACTGACACAGACATAGATGGAGATGGTTATAGTGATATAACCTGGCATGGAGTAAAGGCCTGTACTCCGGATTGGTCACACTATTCGAGAAGTATTGCCTTTATGATTGACGGAGGAGACACCAGGGACATTGAAGAAACAGATAATGATATATACGTAGCTTTGAACTCATATCACGAGACACTTATCTTCGAACTGCCTATTCTTAAGAATGGGAAGAAATGGTATAGGGTGGTAGATACATATTTAGAAGAGGATTTCCTTGAAGAGCCAACTATAGTACAAAGAAGAAAATATCTGGTACATCCTAAAAGTTCAGTAATACTTATATCTAAATAA
- a CDS encoding nitroreductase family protein: MLFELLKKRRSIRKFQEKPVETEKLETILKAGLISPSGKNKRPWEFVVVDDSAKLDKLSKAKPAGGQLVKDAPVAIVVLGREEKSDTWLEDCSIALTFMQLEAEEKGLKSCWVQIDKRPSEDGRGADVIAREILGIEEDIKVLAILAMGYPEQERPAYTEEDMDFSKVHYNSYGTSYTSK, encoded by the coding sequence ATGTTGTTTGAATTACTGAAAAAAAGAAGAAGTATAAGAAAATTTCAAGAAAAACCGGTAGAAACTGAAAAATTGGAAACTATTCTAAAGGCGGGACTAATATCTCCAAGTGGGAAAAATAAAAGACCTTGGGAATTTGTGGTGGTAGACGACAGTGCTAAATTAGATAAACTTTCTAAGGCAAAACCTGCAGGAGGGCAGCTTGTGAAAGATGCCCCAGTAGCAATAGTGGTTTTAGGTAGAGAGGAAAAGTCAGATACATGGTTAGAAGACTGCTCTATAGCTCTTACATTTATGCAGCTAGAGGCGGAAGAAAAGGGCCTTAAATCATGCTGGGTCCAGATTGACAAAAGACCATCTGAAGACGGAAGAGGAGCAGATGTTATAGCAAGAGAGATATTAGGTATAGAGGAGGATATCAAAGTGCTTGCTATACTGGCAATGGGATATCCAGAACAAGAAAGGCCAGCTTATACTGAAGAGGACATGGATTTTTCAAAGGTTCATTACAACAGCTATGGAACTTCATATACGAGCAAATAA
- the tnpA gene encoding IS200/IS605 family transposase → MDSNSLAHTRWNCKYHIVFAPKYRRKVIYGKIKQDIGQILRKLCENKKVEIHEASACKDHIHMLVSIPPKLSVSSFMGYLKGKSSLMIFDRHANLKYKYGNRHFWCRGYYVDTVGRNRKRIEDYIRNQLQEDIAEDQLTLKEYIDPFTGGKVKKS, encoded by the coding sequence ATGGATAGTAATAGTTTAGCACACACAAGATGGAATTGTAAATATCACATAGTCTTTGCACCTAAGTACAGGAGAAAAGTAATCTATGGAAAGATAAAGCAAGATATTGGGCAAATACTTAGAAAACTTTGCGAGAATAAAAAAGTAGAGATACACGAAGCAAGCGCATGTAAAGATCACATACATATGCTTGTGAGCATACCGCCTAAATTGAGTGTATCTAGTTTCATGGGGTATTTAAAAGGAAAAAGTTCATTAATGATATTTGATCGACATGCAAATCTAAAATATAAGTATGGAAACAGGCACTTTTGGTGCCGCGGATACTATGTAGATACAGTAGGTCGTAACAGGAAAAGGATCGAAGATTATATTAGAAATCAGTTGCAAGAAGATATTGCAGAAGATCAATTAACATTGAAAGAATATATTGATCCTTTTACTGGAGGTAAAGTAAAAAAGAGCTAG
- a CDS encoding aspartate kinase — MGIKVAKFGGSSVANASQMMKVFNIVKKDPKRKFVITSAPGKRNKEDSKITDLLYLCRQHVQKSVPFDQVFEIISNRYEEIVRDLNLDFNIKPYLIEIKENISKGANTDYVASRGEYLNGLILSQLLGFKFLDPKDMIYFNQNNNLDVEKTYKTIRETLIGVENAVIPGFYGSSFDGEIKTFSRGGSDVTGAIIAKAVNAEVYENWTDVSGFLMADPRIVNNPKPIEKITYKELRELSYMGANVLHDEAVFPVREAGIPINIRNTNDPDHKGTIIVEDYSDNLKVGKITGIAGTKNFTVLAIHKDLMNGQIGFIRKILSILEKYEISVEHLPSGIDTLSIVIQDCKVKGKLDKAIEEINQECEPNSINVFSNMAIIATVGYGIAEIPGMSAKVFAALAKENINIRMIDQGSSEINIIIGVESDDLGNAINAIYYAFENGN; from the coding sequence ATGGGAATTAAAGTTGCAAAATTTGGTGGATCATCAGTTGCTAATGCAAGCCAGATGATGAAAGTGTTTAATATTGTTAAAAAAGATCCAAAAAGAAAATTTGTTATTACTTCGGCGCCAGGAAAAAGAAATAAAGAAGATTCAAAAATAACAGACTTACTTTATTTGTGCCGTCAGCATGTTCAAAAGTCAGTGCCATTTGATCAAGTATTTGAAATTATATCTAATAGGTACGAAGAAATTGTCAGGGATCTTAATCTTGATTTTAATATCAAGCCCTATTTAATTGAAATAAAAGAAAATATATCTAAAGGTGCTAACACAGATTATGTAGCAAGTCGAGGAGAATATTTAAATGGTCTTATTTTATCACAGCTGTTAGGGTTTAAATTCTTAGATCCAAAAGATATGATTTATTTTAACCAAAACAATAACCTTGATGTTGAAAAAACTTATAAAACAATTCGTGAAACCTTAATAGGTGTTGAAAATGCAGTGATACCTGGGTTTTATGGTTCATCCTTTGATGGAGAAATTAAAACTTTTTCAAGAGGTGGATCAGATGTTACAGGAGCCATTATAGCTAAAGCAGTTAACGCAGAAGTTTATGAAAATTGGACAGATGTTTCTGGTTTTCTTATGGCAGACCCAAGAATCGTTAATAATCCTAAGCCTATTGAAAAAATAACTTATAAAGAGCTTAGAGAGCTTTCTTATATGGGTGCTAATGTATTACATGATGAAGCAGTATTTCCAGTACGGGAAGCTGGTATTCCAATTAATATCAGAAATACTAATGATCCTGACCATAAAGGGACAATCATTGTCGAGGATTACAGTGATAATTTAAAGGTAGGAAAAATTACAGGTATAGCAGGAACTAAAAACTTTACAGTTTTAGCTATTCATAAAGACCTTATGAATGGACAAATTGGTTTTATTAGAAAAATATTATCTATATTAGAAAAATATGAAATTTCTGTTGAGCATCTACCATCTGGGATAGATACTTTATCTATTGTTATTCAAGATTGTAAAGTAAAAGGAAAATTAGATAAGGCAATTGAAGAAATCAACCAAGAGTGTGAACCAAACTCTATAAATGTTTTTTCTAATATGGCAATTATTGCTACTGTTGGTTATGGAATTGCAGAGATACCAGGAATGTCTGCAAAAGTTTTTGCAGCTTTAGCAAAAGAGAATATTAATATTAGAATGATTGATCAAGGTTCAAGTGAAATCAATATTATTATTGGTGTTGAATCAGATGATTTGGGAAATGCTATTAATGCGATCTACTACGCTTTTGAAAATGGAAATTAA